Proteins co-encoded in one Ziziphus jujuba cultivar Dongzao chromosome 9, ASM3175591v1 genomic window:
- the LOC107427906 gene encoding uncharacterized protein At4g15970 — MRESNALGHITPTYVAVVAISFLITVCILVNYSFKSTGGIYDQTWNPNSLSNPDSKELVQVLRKASMESRIVIMTIVNEKWASPNSVLDLFLESFKIGKGTKRLLDHLVVATLSSQAFQFCKSVHPHCFQLTTFSPKLAKDKQLGVEDYRMLIRKRNDLLLEVLQLGYSLVFTEADVMWLRSPFEDIHGTKEITIPCDIDSDDAQGGSNTPDSGLFYVKSNEFSIEIFRYWKVEGVLYPNSHVDTLCNEVMINQEFIGMLGGGITFLSTDYYGGFCQPSYNLSEVYTIHGNCCDSIESKVYDLRLVLDDWRKFNALSSSDGLGFFPWRAPSKCNHKSLFI, encoded by the exons ATGAGAGAATCAAATGCTTTGGGACACATAACGCCTACATATGTTGCTGTAGTAGCTATATCATTCCTCATCACTGTTTGCATATTAGTAAACTACTCTTTTAAGTCAACTGGGGGAATTTATGATCAAACATGGAATCCCAATTCTCTATCT AACCCAGACAGCAAAGAGTTGGTGCAAGTATTGAGAAAAGCATCAATGGAAAGCAGAATAGTCATAATGACTATTGTTAATGAAAAATGGGCAAGTCCTAACTCTGTTCTTGATCTCTTCCTAGAGAGTTTCAAGATTGGTAAAGGGACCAAAAGGCTCTTGGATCACCTGGTGGTTGCCACATTAAGCAGCCAAGCATTTCAATTCTGCAAATCTGTGCATCCCCATTGCTTCCAGCTAACAACATTTTCCCCCAAACTTGCTAAGGATAAGCAACTTGGTGTTGAAGATTACCGCATGCTTATCCGCAAACGCAATGATTTGCTGCTTGAGGTGCTACAACTTGGTTACAGTTTGGTTTTCACA GAGGCTGATGTTATGTGGCTGAGGTCTCCATTTGAGGACATCCATGGCACAAAAGAAATCACAATCCCATGTGACATTGATTCCGACGATGCACAAGGAGGTAGCAACACACCGGACAGCGGACTCTTCTATGTGAAATCAAACGAGTTCTCAATCGAGATTTTCAGATACTGGAAAGTCGAGGGTGTTTTGTACCCAAATTCCCATGTTGACACTCTCTGCAATGAGGTTATGATAAACCAGGAGTTTATCGGAATGCTTGGAGGAGGAATAACATTCCTGAGCACAGACTACTATGGTGGGTTTTGCCAGCCAAGTTACAACTTGAGTGAGGTTTATACAATTCATGGAAACTGCTGTGACAGTATTGAGAGTAAGGTGTATGATCTGAGGCTTGTTCTTGATGATTGGAGAAAGTTCAATGCACTATCATCAAGTGATGGTTTGGGTTTCTTTCCTTGGAGAGCGCCAAgcaaatgcaaccataaaagtTTGTTTATTTAG
- the LOC107427929 gene encoding small ribosomal subunit protein bS21c-like has protein sequence MVALASFCLPNFVSFLFLPTKPPTKPKTPPAQLPLSFPILKQPKNGGCLSLVAQESNSSWSSSSISSVICPSLAYSNTLFFSSTYNVQVVVNDNWSEEKLLSEFRRKVMKAGVIQECKRRRFFENKREAKKRKIREAAKRNSRRRSRYRETPPKKQDAPSSKREEDEDNWDLPEGDIPY, from the exons ATGGTTGCCTTGGCCTCATTCTGTCTCCCTAACTTCGTCTCTTTCCTCTTCTTACCTACAAAGCCACCTACCAAGCCCAAAACCCCACCTGCCCAACTTCCTCTTTCTTTTCCAATTCTGAAACAACCCAAAAATGGTGGGTGTCTTTCTTTGGTTGCCCAAGAGAGTAACTCCTCCTGGTCTTCTTCCTCCATTTCATCTGTAATCTGTCCCTCTCTGGCTTATTCCAACACCCTTTTCTTTAGTTCAACATACAATGTTCAGGTTGTTGTGAATGACAATTGGTCTGAGGAGAAGCTGCTGAGCGAGTTCAGGAGGAAGGTCATGAAGGCCGGTGTTATTCAAGAATGTAAAAGAAGGAGGTTCTTTGAGAACAAGCGGGAAGCGAAGAAGCGCAAAATACGCGAAGCTGCTAAGCGTAACAGCAGaag GAGGAGCCGATATAGAGAAACACCACCAAAAAAGCAGGATGCACCTTCAAGCAaaagggaagaagatgaagacaaCTGGGATCTACCAGAGGGAGACATTCCCTATTGA